From the genome of Gopherus evgoodei ecotype Sinaloan lineage chromosome 5, rGopEvg1_v1.p, whole genome shotgun sequence, one region includes:
- the INO80B gene encoding INO80 complex subunit B: protein MSKAWRRGGAPGGRMEGAEAGDQDESSGHSSHKKKHKKHKKKHKKRHHHENVGPSFSSETLESSPLLPKPQLKLKIKLGGQILGTKSVPTFTVIPEVPRSPSPLMVVDDEDEPMEGVPIEQYRAWLDEDSNLDPSPLPDLDSESCFPAREDEEEQRWLDALEKGELDDNGELKKEVDESLLTARQKALLHKQQSQPLLELPMGYKAKEMTEEMLVKREERARKRRLQAAKKAEENKNQTIERLTKTNKAKVKTLRERKAKQAPCPMIRYCNAADRITVSFPPGVTLPLPPGTPPPVPAATTCGVSGCPNRKRYSCSRTGVPLCSFACYQKNLQLQEAVG from the exons ATGAGCAAGGCGTGGCGGAGGGGGGGCGCCCCCGGCGGCAGGATGGAGGGGGCCGAGGCGG GGGACCAGGACGAGTCCAGCGGGCACAGCTCCCACAAGAAGAAGCACAAGAAGCACAAGAAGAAGCACAAGAAGAGGCATCACCATGAGAACGTGGGGCCCAGCTTCTCCTCCGAGACCctggagtccagccccttgctcccCAAGCCCCAGCTCAAGCTCAAAATCAAGCTGGGCGGGCAGATCCTGGGCACCAAGAG CGTGCCGACCTTCACGGTGATCCCCGAGGTGCCGCGCTCGCCTTCCCCCCTCATGGTCGTGGACGATGAGGACGAGCCCATGGAGGGGGTCCCCATTGAGCAGTATCGGGCCTGGCTGG ATGAAGACAGTAACCTGGACCCATCGCCCCTGCCGGACCTGGACTCGGAGAGCTGCTTCCCTGCCCGCGAGGACGAGGAGGAGCAGCGCTGGCTGGATGCGCTGGAGAAGGGCGAGCTGGACGACAACGGCGAGCTCAAGAAGGAGGTGGATGAGTCGCTGCTCACGGCCAGACag AAAGCcctcctgcacaagcagcagagccAGCCACTCCTGGAGCTGCCCATGGGCTACAAGGCGAAGGAGATGACGGAGGAGATGCTGGTGAAGCGGGAGGAACGAGCCCGGAAGCGGCGCCTGCAGGCGGCCAAGAAGGCAGAGGAGAACAAGAACCAAACCATCGAGCGCCTCACCAAGACCAACAAGGCCAAGGTGAAGACGCTGCGGGAGCGCAAGGCTAAGCAGGCCCCATGCCCCATGATCCGCTACTGCAACGCCGCGGACCGGATCACCGTGTCCTTCCCGCCCGGGGTCACGCTGCCACTGCCGCCCGGCACGCCGCCACCCGTGCCTGCAGCCACCACCTGCGGGGTCAGCGGCTGCCCCAACCGCAAGCGGTACTCCTGCTCACGCACCGGCGTGCCCCTCTGCAGCTTCGCCTGCTACCAGAAGaacctgcagctgcaggaggcgGTCGGCTAG